Genomic DNA from Effusibacillus lacus:
TGAGCAAATCCGGCGAATTGGACGATGGATTCGGGAGGGGGACATGATTTTGCTTGGAGCTCCCTGTTCTGCCGTACTTATTGGAGAAGCAAGAATGTTGTCGGTTGAGGGGCCGGCCGGATCGAAGTTGGTAGCACCAATAATCTGATGAAATTGATCACGAGGAGGAACCGATTGTGCAATATGAAGTTCAACATTTTATTAATGGAAAATTCGTAAACGGTGGTGATCGGTTCGAAGTGTATTATCCTGCAACAGGTGAAGTGCTCGGAACGGCTCCTGACGGAGGACAGGCGGAAGTAAACGCGGCAGTCGAAGCGGCGAAACAAGCGTTTGAAAAGTGGTCTCGTACGAAGCCATCGGAAAGAAGACAAATTTTGAATCGGTTTGCCGATTTAATTCGTAAGCACTCCGACGAACTCGCCCGGATTGAGACTCTCGATGTGGGCCGTCCAATTTCCGAGAACAGTCGTCACTATCTTGAGCGTGTGGCCGCCAATATTAGCTTTTTTGCTGATTTTGTCACCATGATAGGATCAGAAAGTTACCCGATGGAAAACGGTTACATTAACTATGTGCTCCGTCAACCTGTTGGCGTTGCGGCCCTCATTACCCCCTGGAATGTTCCCCTTTTGCTCGAAACCTGGAAAATTGGTCCTGCACTGGCTTTTGGGAATACGGTCGTGTTGAAACCTGCAGAATGGACTCCTCTTGGAGCCTGGAAGCTGGCTCAAATTGCGCAAGAAGCGGACCTTCCGCCCGGTGTCTTCAATGTGGTGCACGGTCACGGACCTAACAGTGCCGGTGAATTTCTTACAACACATCCTGATGTTGCTCTTGTCTCTTTTACCGGGGAAACCACTACCGGACAAACGATCATGCGTGCCGGAGCGGCTACTCTTAAGCGATATTCGTTTGAGTTGGGTGGCAAGGGAGCCAATATTATTTTTGAGGATGCGGATATTGCGCGTGCGTTGGAGATTGCGAAAAAGGCGGCTTTCTTTAATCAAGGGGAATTTTGTTTGGCGGGTTCGCGTATCTTCGTCCAAAAATCCATCTATGATCGATTTGTGTCTGAGTTTATTGAACTGACGAAGAAGATAAAAGTTGATGATCCAATGGATCCAAAGACCGAAATGGGTGCTTTGATTGCGCCTGAACATCTTGACCGGGTACTGGGTTTTGTTCAAGCCGCGAAACAAGATGGCAACGAGGTACTTGTTGGCGGGGAACAACTGATACTCCCGGGTTCTCTGAGTAAGGGAAATTACATGATGCCAACAGTCATAGCTGCCGGATTTCAAGACAAGATTTGTCTGGACGAAGTTTTTGGTCCTGTGGTGACGGTTACACCCTTTGAGACCGAAGAAGAAGTCATCGAATGGGCCAATGGAACCCGTTACGGGTTGAGTGGAGTGGTGCAGACACGCGATGTCAGCAGGGCCCACCGAGTGGCCGCAGCCATGAAAGTCGGTACGGTATGGGTAAATGATTTCTTTGTTCGCGATCTGCGGGTCCCCTTTGGTGGCATGAAATATAGTGGAATCGGGCGGGAAGGCGGCCACTATAGCATGGAATTCTACACTGAGCTGGTAAATATCTGCGTTGCTATCTAACAAGATTTTGACCATACTGGGGGACTTAATATGGATAAACGGGAATTGCGATACTGCTTTGGTCGTTTTGCGACCGGTGTCACCGTGGTGACGTACGCTGCAGAGGGAGAACGATATGGGATAACGGTGAACTCGTTCACTTCAGTATCATTGGATCCGCCGTTGTTATTGGTTTCGATTGATCGGCAGGCCAAGGCTTGCAATAAACTCGAAGGGAAACCCTTTGTGGTGAACATTCTTTCGGTCGGACAGGAGGATCTTGCAATGCATTTTGCCGGTCGCCCGAAGGAAGGAGTTGATATAAAGTGGCAGGATGGAGAGGATTCGCCCAGATTGGACAATATCCTGGCTTGGTTCGAGTGTAAACCATGGCAGACTTATGACGGTGGTGATCATGTCCTCTATCTTGGAGAAATCCAAAACTTCCACTATCGGGACGGTCAGCCTTTGGTTTTCTACACCGGTAAGTTCACCAGCCTGCCACTTGCTAAGGAGGGGCTGGCATGACACTACCGATTGATGAGATTGCCAGTCGTTTGGAACAGGCCTGGCAAACACGCGTGCCTATTCAACCACTTAGCGAAGAGTCTGGACTTTGTACGGTAGAGGACGCCTACGCGATCCAGCAATCCTGGGTACGTCGCCGTTTGGCAACCGGAGACCGTATAACGGGTAGAAAAATCGGCTTAACCAGCAAAGCTATGCAGCAAATGATGGGGGTTGATGAGCCGGACTATGGTGTGCTGTTAAACAGTTTTTCCATACCCGTAACACGTGGTGTCGGAGAGGTAGATATGAGTCGCTTGCTCCAACCTCGTGTAGAGGGAGAGATTGCCTTTTTAATGAAAAAGCCGCTTCGAGGTCCGGGGGTAACGATAAATGATGTTTTCAACGCCACCGAAGCTGTGGCGGCAGCAGTCGAGATTGTCGACAGTCGTATTCGGGATTGGAAAATTAAGCTGGTTGATACAGTAGCTGACAATGCATCTTCAGGAGCTTATGCGCTTGGGTCATGGCACACGCGTTGGCAGGATCTGGATTTGGCGCTTGCGGGAATGGTGCTTTATGTTGACGGACGCATTCAGTCGGTAGGTGCCGGGGCAGCGGCCCTTGGGCATCCAGCTGTATGTGTATCTTGGTTGGCAAATAAACTTGGTGAGATGGGAGAAGGAATTGAAGCAGGGGACATTGTCCTTTCAGGTGCGTTGGCCGGTGCTGTATCCGTACAACCAGGCCAAAACGTGTGTTTGCAGATTGCCGGTCTTGACGCAATCATGTTGCAGTTTCCTTCCATACAAGAACAAAGGTGAGTGAACGGTAATGGTAAAAGTGGGGATTATTGGATCCGGAAATATCGGAACTGACCTAATGTACAAAATACTTCGAAGTTCATCGTTGGAACTGTCCCTAATGGCGGGTGTTGATCCTGATTCAGAAGGTCTGTCGAGGGCACGGTCAATGGGGATTCCAACCAGTACCGAATCGATCGATGCCATTTTGGCCGATAAAGAGATTCAGATTGTCTTTGATGCCACTTCAGCCAAGGCACATTTAACTCACGCTCCTCTACTTAAAGAGGCAGGCAAGATTGCTATTGATCTTACTCCAGCTTCAGTAGGGGATCCGGTTGTGCCTGTTGTCAATCTCAACGCCGATCTTCCTCTGGATAACATCAGTCTGATTACTTGCGGTGCACAGGCTACAGTACCTATGGTTTACGCTGTCAGTAGGGTGGCAGAAGTGAATTACGCCGAGATAGTGGCAACCGTATCTTCGAGAAGTGCAGGTCCCGGAACGCGGGCAAATATTGATGAATTTACTCGGGCAACGGCCCGGTCTCTCGAGCAGGTTGGCGGTGCTAAACGCGGAAAAGCATTGATTATTCTCAATCCGGCGGAGCCTCCTATCATGATGACGAACACCATCTACGTGAATGTCCTGAAGGGGGTGGAGGCAACCATTGTGAATTCGGTCAATGAGATGGTAGCAGAAGTTCAAAAATATGTTCCGGGATACAAATTAAAAGTTCCGCCGCTTGTTGAACATTCTCCCACGGGGGAAGGAATCATGGTTACCATCATGGTCGAAGTTGAGGGAGCTGGCGATTACCTGCCCAAGTATGCAGGCAATCTCGATATCATAACCTCTGCGGCAGTACGGGTTGCGGAGAAACTTGGCAAAGAGCGTGTAACGGTTTCCTGATAAGGAGTGGAAAAACAGTATGACAACAAATCGCAAAATCACACTTGTAGATGTCTCGCTTCGTGATGGCAGCCACGCTGTACGTCATCA
This window encodes:
- a CDS encoding aldehyde dehydrogenase encodes the protein MQYEVQHFINGKFVNGGDRFEVYYPATGEVLGTAPDGGQAEVNAAVEAAKQAFEKWSRTKPSERRQILNRFADLIRKHSDELARIETLDVGRPISENSRHYLERVAANISFFADFVTMIGSESYPMENGYINYVLRQPVGVAALITPWNVPLLLETWKIGPALAFGNTVVLKPAEWTPLGAWKLAQIAQEADLPPGVFNVVHGHGPNSAGEFLTTHPDVALVSFTGETTTGQTIMRAGAATLKRYSFELGGKGANIIFEDADIARALEIAKKAAFFNQGEFCLAGSRIFVQKSIYDRFVSEFIELTKKIKVDDPMDPKTEMGALIAPEHLDRVLGFVQAAKQDGNEVLVGGEQLILPGSLSKGNYMMPTVIAAGFQDKICLDEVFGPVVTVTPFETEEEVIEWANGTRYGLSGVVQTRDVSRAHRVAAAMKVGTVWVNDFFVRDLRVPFGGMKYSGIGREGGHYSMEFYTELVNICVAI
- a CDS encoding 2-keto-4-pentenoate hydratase; the encoded protein is MTLPIDEIASRLEQAWQTRVPIQPLSEESGLCTVEDAYAIQQSWVRRRLATGDRITGRKIGLTSKAMQQMMGVDEPDYGVLLNSFSIPVTRGVGEVDMSRLLQPRVEGEIAFLMKKPLRGPGVTINDVFNATEAVAAAVEIVDSRIRDWKIKLVDTVADNASSGAYALGSWHTRWQDLDLALAGMVLYVDGRIQSVGAGAAALGHPAVCVSWLANKLGEMGEGIEAGDIVLSGALAGAVSVQPGQNVCLQIAGLDAIMLQFPSIQEQR
- a CDS encoding flavin reductase family protein, which gives rise to MDKRELRYCFGRFATGVTVVTYAAEGERYGITVNSFTSVSLDPPLLLVSIDRQAKACNKLEGKPFVVNILSVGQEDLAMHFAGRPKEGVDIKWQDGEDSPRLDNILAWFECKPWQTYDGGDHVLYLGEIQNFHYRDGQPLVFYTGKFTSLPLAKEGLA
- a CDS encoding acetaldehyde dehydrogenase (acetylating) — translated: MVKVGIIGSGNIGTDLMYKILRSSSLELSLMAGVDPDSEGLSRARSMGIPTSTESIDAILADKEIQIVFDATSAKAHLTHAPLLKEAGKIAIDLTPASVGDPVVPVVNLNADLPLDNISLITCGAQATVPMVYAVSRVAEVNYAEIVATVSSRSAGPGTRANIDEFTRATARSLEQVGGAKRGKALIILNPAEPPIMMTNTIYVNVLKGVEATIVNSVNEMVAEVQKYVPGYKLKVPPLVEHSPTGEGIMVTIMVEVEGAGDYLPKYAGNLDIITSAAVRVAEKLGKERVTVS